The genomic interval CGCGATCGCTGAATGTCACCGGAGCGAGTCCTGGAGGACAATTCAGGCACTTTTGCGTTCCGCTATAAACGGCGTCAAGTTGCCATTCGTCGACTTCCACCGGTTGACCACCCAGAGATGTCACACAATCCACGGCAATCAACGCCCCGTGCTCGTGACAAAGTCTCGCAATGTCCTGGACCGGTTGACTGGCCCCCGTCGACGTTTCCGCATTGACAATTCCCAACAGTTTCGGCTTATGCTGCTTGAGCGCCGCTTCGATTTCTTCGGACGAAAAGATCTCGCCGAACGGCCGCTCCAGCTTGATGACTTCGGCACCACAACGTGCAGCGACGTCTGCCATTCGGCCACCGAACACCCCGTTGACGCAGACGATCATTTTGTCGCCGGGTTCGATCAGGTTGCAAACCACCGTTTCCATCCCGGCACTGCCCGTTCCGCTGACGGCAAGCGTCAGTTTGTTCTGGGTGCGAAACAGTTGGCGAAGCATCGACTGCGTTTCGTCCATGATCCGCAAAAAATAAGGATCAAGGTGTCCGACGGTCGGGGCGGCCATCGCCAACAGCACGCGCGAGGGAATATCGCTGGGACCGGGGCCCATCAGAATCCGTCGAGGGGGAGCCACTGGAGCGGGGACAGTCGTCGTCATGATGCACTCGTCTGTTGAATGTGAGAAGCGAACACCGACCGTTTTGGGGCGTTCAACACCGTCAATATGACGGAGGCGATTGCTGGCTTCAACAGTTGGCACGATTCGCCTTGGGGGCATAGATCATGGTTGCATGAATTGACGACGATTTTCAATCGCCTTACCGTGATGATGCGAGCGGCGCACTTCTGGTTTGGCAGGCTTCGTTTACGACAGCCTTCCTGTTCGGGGCAACCCCGAAACATTTTGTTTGACGCGTTACAGACCTGCGCACGAACGTGCGGCCACGTCAATGGCCGTAAGTTCGCGCCTCACGAGACTTGGCGAAGTGCGTCGCTCGCTTCGTGCCTTCCTCTCCCTGACGCTCGAGCGACACCGGAAATTGCCGCGATATGGACGATTCGTTTCGACAATTCACCGCGAATCTGGCCGAAACACTCGCTCGAGGAACCTGGAGTCTGGACGAGCTACTGAAACGCGCGGATCAGTCACTAACCGAAACCAGTTCGCGCGCTTGGATCATCCGTCTGACGGAGCGGACAATGGTCGCCTTCCCTGGTCGACAGTCCCCACAACATTGCCTGCTGATGCAATTTCTGGCACACGACCGAGGGCTTCGACGAGTTTGGAACAATTGCGAGCGCGACGAGCGACCGTTTCCCGAAATCGATCTGACAAAGCTGGTGCCGCCGGTCATGCAGCCAGCAAGCGAGGTGATCGCTGCCTGGCCTGTTCGGCCGCTCGTCACGATCCAGGATGTCAGCCAGTGGCTGGGGCTCACCTTGGGAGAACTCGACTGGTTCGCGGATCGTACGCGTCGGAAGTCTCGCGTACCGGAAGGACCGCTCAGGCACTATCGCTATCGCTGGATTGCCAAATCATCCGGCGGCCAGCGGTTGCTCGAGATCCCCAAGCCTCGTCTAAAAGAACTTCAGCGAAAGATTCTGGCGGAAATCCTGGATGCGATTCCTCCACATCCTGCGGCGCACGCATTTCGTCGCGGCCGATCCGTCAGAGGATACGTAACACCGCATGTCGGCCAACAAGTGGTGTTACACATTGATCTGCGGGAATTCTTCCCTTCGATTCGCGCGTCTCAGATTCATGCCTTGTATCGAACAGTCGGTTATCCCGAACGTGTCGCCGCCATGTTGACGGGACTCTGCACACACATCACCCCGCGTGACGCGATCCCATTGAACGGTGAACAACAGGCGTCCAATTCCAATTGGAAACGACTGGGTTCGCCGCATTTGCCTCAAGGTGCCCCGACCTCACCGGCATTGGCGAACCTCGTCGCGTTTCGACTCGACTGTCGTCTGGCAGGGCTGTCGCAGAAAGTGGAAGCCGTCTATACCCGATACGCAGACGATCTGTTGTTTTCGGGTGGTAAGGAACTGGCACGCTGCG from Schlesneria paludicola DSM 18645 carries:
- a CDS encoding pyridoxal-phosphate-dependent aminotransferase family protein is translated as MTTTVPAPVAPPRRILMGPGPSDIPSRVLLAMAAPTVGHLDPYFLRIMDETQSMLRQLFRTQNKLTLAVSGTGSAGMETVVCNLIEPGDKMIVCVNGVFGGRMADVAARCGAEVIKLERPFGEIFSSEEIEAALKQHKPKLLGIVNAETSTGASQPVQDIARLCHEHGALIAVDCVTSLGGQPVEVDEWQLDAVYSGTQKCLNCPPGLAPVTFSDRAVAAIDARKTKVQSWYLDMQMVKDYWGSNRAYHHTAPINMNYGLHEALRIVLEEGLEARFARQQRNHLALKAGLKAMGLEYAVKEGQQLPMLNAVIIPAGVDDAAVRKQLLNEFGIEIGGGLGPMKGKTWRIGLMGVGACPANVLVFLAALEKCLLEQGVKLIPGAGVGAANLAYARS
- a CDS encoding reverse transcriptase family protein, which produces MDDSFRQFTANLAETLARGTWSLDELLKRADQSLTETSSRAWIIRLTERTMVAFPGRQSPQHCLLMQFLAHDRGLRRVWNNCERDERPFPEIDLTKLVPPVMQPASEVIAAWPVRPLVTIQDVSQWLGLTLGELDWFADRTRRKSRVPEGPLRHYRYRWIAKSSGGQRLLEIPKPRLKELQRKILAEILDAIPPHPAAHAFRRGRSVRGYVTPHVGQQVVLHIDLREFFPSIRASQIHALYRTVGYPERVAAMLTGLCTHITPRDAIPLNGEQQASNSNWKRLGSPHLPQGAPTSPALANLVAFRLDCRLAGLSQKVEAVYTRYADDLLFSGGKELARCASRFRLLVTAIAHHEGFEIRARKSRTMHSGTRQQVAGIVLNRQPNIPREEYDALRATLYNCQRHGPTTQNVNQHPHFRDHLLGKINYWSNICPERSRKLRLLFDQIVWP